The Enterococcus sp. 7F3_DIV0205 genome has a window encoding:
- a CDS encoding helix-turn-helix domain-containing protein, producing MKRKFIKKNEEKKFELFKKILFSTKGIGIQEIIQESKDSKSTTYRYIQQLNEDLSRLFLETPIKIEQQNTIFSIVLPDSLNVSYAINTLRFSYISISPEYLIFSAIADKNHISLESLAQTINLSPSYAYRTLKILNKRLAYFRVKIAFGDLNRKENLQGTETDIRFFLFYAYWNILKGAIWPFHRSPDYFKQLPIPIKTTLAPSQLTRLRYFQNITYWRILYLQEKITIDDAFLSYLIILNEKNPTIFTLDFTTVLSHDEIRAEQVYFSFLARFFIPNIDTKETKQQTAQLLIDSNLPLTNSCTNLLKFLQKKYDLVIKDESYLFFYYHVFIALLFVHYIQVDYDPLVENEKHLSSLDGGKQTFSKMEKELDAFVTNFFKTDPFLKKIVSRGLITYMTNVLYYVIDTSRKVEPLIIFCQYSRDFYTTDQIKSSLLSTFGTQTIQFTADILNADVVISDCYEGDINNQDFFFFDNPFDSQTWAELSKFINYRIHNSSTFK from the coding sequence ATGAAACGAAAGTTTATTAAAAAAAACGAAGAAAAAAAATTCGAACTATTTAAAAAAATTTTGTTTAGTACTAAAGGAATTGGTATTCAAGAAATTATTCAGGAGAGTAAAGACTCCAAGAGTACTACTTATCGTTATATACAACAACTTAACGAAGATTTGAGCCGTCTGTTTCTCGAAACACCAATAAAAATAGAACAACAGAATACTATCTTTTCCATCGTATTACCCGATTCTTTGAATGTGAGCTACGCTATTAATACTTTACGTTTCAGCTATATCTCTATTTCGCCAGAGTACTTGATCTTTTCAGCTATCGCTGATAAAAATCATATATCGTTGGAATCTCTGGCCCAAACTATCAATTTGAGTCCTTCTTATGCCTATAGAACTTTAAAAATTTTAAATAAACGATTGGCTTATTTTAGAGTCAAAATTGCCTTTGGCGATTTGAACAGAAAAGAAAATCTTCAAGGAACTGAAACCGACATTCGCTTTTTTCTCTTTTATGCTTATTGGAATATTTTAAAAGGAGCGATATGGCCTTTCCACAGATCTCCTGATTATTTTAAACAGTTACCCATTCCAATCAAGACAACTTTAGCACCATCCCAATTAACTAGACTACGCTATTTTCAAAATATTACCTATTGGAGGATTTTGTACTTACAAGAAAAAATCACTATTGATGATGCCTTTCTCTCCTATTTAATTATTTTGAATGAAAAAAACCCTACTATATTTACTTTAGATTTCACTACTGTCCTATCACATGATGAAATCAGAGCGGAACAAGTGTACTTTAGTTTCTTAGCTAGATTTTTTATTCCTAATATTGATACAAAAGAAACCAAACAGCAGACTGCACAATTATTGATTGATTCAAATCTTCCCTTAACGAATAGCTGCACAAATTTATTAAAATTTTTGCAAAAAAAATACGACCTTGTTATCAAAGACGAATCTTATCTTTTTTTCTACTACCATGTGTTTATAGCTCTTCTTTTTGTTCATTATATTCAAGTTGACTATGATCCTTTGGTGGAAAATGAAAAACATTTATCGTCATTGGATGGAGGAAAACAAACATTCTCTAAGATGGAGAAAGAGCTGGATGCCTTCGTCACCAATTTTTTTAAAACCGATCCTTTTTTAAAAAAAATAGTCTCTAGAGGGTTGATCACATATATGACTAATGTCCTTTATTATGTGATCGATACCTCTCGAAAGGTAGAGCCACTGATTATTTTCTGTCAATACTCTAGAGATTTCTATACAACAGATCAGATTAAAAGTAGCTTATTGTCCACATTCGGCACTCAAACCATTCAATTTACGGCAGATATTCTTAACGCAGATGTTGTTATCTCCGATTGTTATGAAGGAGATATCAACAATCAAGACTTTTTTTTCTTTGATAATCCTTTTGATTCCCAAACTTGGGCGGAACTATCAAAATTTATCAATTATCGTATCCATAATTCTTCTACATTTAAATAG
- a CDS encoding helix-turn-helix domain-containing protein, whose product MRAFLDETYDRQLKILSYIDNKKKIVSVKQISENTNLSEKTVLQVIRRFEQEFSFSDNQFQIIYANKTIKGIYAENLDLMSIASECIKKSVLYKIIRTIFLYEKVDAKKFCDLEYISPPTFSRYRQRLAAILEKFDLQLTRDNQIQGNELKVRNFFYLFFCYSSSKWEFSEQEYREIETTIYKYVENWQTLNQVRQRKICLLIYISNIRSSQKYYCKNDVLTKLTKQGLFEYKNVLVDYFNSKKNRTIDQVWHEVSFVELLMYKEDLSLREIDYDRYELFYNDHNFPFIQQSNLLTEIIIQTFFSGASRENKELFLQVRQEIDKMHLVFNTCYADLSIFYYVYDTSNFYYRDAAEKKIIGQVERIVEEITTSTIYQPWWEVLTISKEAFVNSLYLLIYALLNKLHEYKYEPVKIMVQNSKVFIEEIIVNKLALIFGDRIQLVPTFRDSPDLLVTDIQLLDTPEQTREIFVTSFSDYADINNAIFEIQKEIIQNYGQREITQQLVSLN is encoded by the coding sequence ATGAGAGCTTTTTTAGATGAAACATATGATAGACAATTGAAAATTCTAAGTTATATAGATAACAAAAAAAAGATAGTCAGTGTGAAGCAAATATCTGAAAACACAAATCTTTCTGAAAAGACTGTTTTGCAAGTGATCAGAAGATTTGAGCAAGAATTTTCTTTTTCTGACAATCAATTTCAAATTATTTATGCAAACAAGACAATTAAAGGGATATATGCAGAAAATTTAGATTTAATGAGCATAGCATCCGAGTGTATAAAAAAATCAGTACTATATAAAATAATTCGTACTATATTTTTATATGAAAAAGTAGACGCAAAAAAATTCTGTGACTTAGAGTACATAAGTCCGCCTACATTTTCTCGTTATCGTCAAAGACTAGCCGCGATTTTAGAAAAGTTTGATTTACAATTGACACGTGATAATCAGATTCAAGGGAATGAATTAAAAGTCAGAAACTTTTTTTATCTATTTTTTTGTTACTCATCAAGTAAATGGGAGTTTAGTGAACAAGAATATCGTGAAATAGAAACAACGATCTATAAGTATGTTGAAAATTGGCAGACGCTTAATCAAGTTCGTCAACGAAAAATTTGTTTGCTTATTTATATTAGCAATATTCGTTCTTCGCAAAAATACTATTGCAAGAATGATGTTTTGACAAAGCTAACGAAGCAAGGGTTATTTGAATATAAAAATGTATTGGTCGATTACTTCAATTCAAAAAAAAATAGAACTATAGATCAAGTGTGGCATGAGGTAAGTTTTGTTGAATTATTGATGTACAAGGAGGACTTAAGTTTACGAGAAATCGATTATGATCGCTACGAATTATTTTATAATGATCATAATTTCCCCTTTATACAACAAAGTAATCTATTGACTGAAATAATTATTCAAACTTTTTTTTCAGGAGCCTCAAGAGAAAATAAAGAACTTTTTTTACAAGTCAGACAGGAAATAGACAAAATGCATCTAGTTTTTAATACTTGCTATGCTGATTTGAGTATCTTTTATTACGTATATGATACTAGTAATTTTTATTATCGTGATGCAGCAGAGAAGAAAATCATCGGACAAGTAGAAAGAATTGTGGAAGAGATAACGACTTCTACAATTTATCAACCCTGGTGGGAGGTACTTACTATCTCTAAAGAAGCGTTTGTTAATTCCTTGTATCTACTTATCTATGCATTGCTCAATAAGTTGCATGAATATAAATACGAACCTGTAAAAATAATGGTTCAAAACTCAAAGGTATTTATCGAAGAGATAATTGTCAATAAGTTAGCTTTGATTTTTGGTGATAGGATTCAATTAGTACCGACTTTTCGAGATTCTCCAGATCTTTTGGTTACGGATATTCAATTATTAGACACTCCAGAACAAACACGAGAAATATTTGTTACGTCCTTTTCGGATTATGCTGATATCAACAATGCAATCTTCGAAATTCAAAAGGAGATTATCCAAAATTATGGTCAACGAGAAATTACTCAGCAGCTAGTCAGTTTAAATTGA
- a CDS encoding oleate hydratase — MKKRHIGLAAAGALGAAFLAKKVSAEKKVEKVAEIEEEINSRYYGDKQVYLIGGGIATMAAAAYLIRDANFNGKNIHVIEGMKILGGSNDGIGTNEKGFVARGGRMLNEETYENFWELFSSIPSLEWANHSVTEEILNFDHLHPTHAQARLVTKDQEILDAHTMGFDNEDRLAMTKLLAASEESLDGVTIEEWFGPHFFETNFWYMWQTTFAFQKWSSAFELRRYMNRMILEFSRIDTLEGVTRTPLNQYDSVILPLKAFLEKHGVDFTLNEDVVDLEFKPGAEITVTALKLGNGETIELNEEDVVIMTNGTMTDSSTEGDWSTPAPEVTEESRSARLWRNIAKKKAGLGNPEPFFGNEAQTNWESFTVTCRGDKLLKRIEEFSGNIPGSGALMTLKDSSWLMSTVVAAQPHFKNQDPDTTIFWGYGIYTDKVGDYVKKPMRDCTGEEILYEWICQMGWQSDWEEIHKDVVNVIPAYMPYIDAQFQPRKMDDRPQVVPENSTNFAMVSQFVEIPKDMVFTEEYSVRAARIAVYTLFDIDKEIIAVTPYNRDPKVLAKAAQTMFR, encoded by the coding sequence ATGAAAAAAAGACATATTGGATTAGCCGCAGCAGGTGCATTAGGTGCAGCTTTCCTTGCTAAAAAAGTATCCGCTGAAAAGAAAGTAGAAAAAGTTGCTGAGATAGAAGAAGAGATCAACAGCCGTTATTATGGAGACAAACAGGTTTATCTAATTGGCGGCGGAATCGCTACAATGGCGGCAGCGGCTTACTTGATTCGTGATGCAAACTTTAATGGGAAAAATATCCACGTGATCGAAGGCATGAAAATTCTGGGCGGAAGCAATGACGGAATCGGTACCAACGAAAAAGGGTTCGTTGCTCGCGGTGGTCGAATGTTAAATGAAGAAACGTATGAAAACTTCTGGGAATTATTTAGTAGCATCCCTTCACTTGAATGGGCAAATCACAGTGTAACAGAAGAAATTTTGAACTTTGATCACTTACATCCAACACATGCTCAAGCACGCTTAGTGACAAAGGACCAAGAAATCCTTGACGCACATACAATGGGATTTGACAATGAAGATCGTTTAGCGATGACAAAATTATTAGCTGCCTCAGAAGAAAGTTTAGATGGCGTAACGATCGAAGAGTGGTTTGGTCCACATTTCTTTGAAACCAACTTCTGGTACATGTGGCAAACAACTTTCGCTTTCCAAAAATGGAGCAGTGCCTTTGAATTACGTCGTTATATGAATCGAATGATTTTAGAATTTTCTCGTATCGATACATTAGAAGGCGTAACGCGTACACCATTGAATCAATATGATAGTGTAATTTTACCGTTAAAAGCCTTTTTAGAAAAACACGGTGTTGATTTTACTCTGAATGAAGATGTGGTTGATTTAGAATTTAAACCAGGTGCAGAAATCACTGTTACAGCATTGAAGCTGGGGAATGGTGAAACTATTGAACTGAATGAAGAAGACGTCGTGATCATGACCAATGGAACCATGACTGATAGTTCGACAGAAGGGGATTGGAGTACTCCAGCGCCAGAGGTTACAGAAGAATCACGTTCTGCTCGTCTATGGCGCAATATCGCCAAGAAAAAAGCAGGATTAGGGAATCCGGAACCATTCTTCGGTAATGAAGCACAAACTAACTGGGAAAGTTTTACGGTTACTTGCCGCGGTGATAAGTTATTAAAACGAATCGAAGAATTTTCTGGCAATATTCCAGGATCAGGTGCATTAATGACGTTGAAGGATTCAAGTTGGTTGATGAGTACCGTTGTCGCAGCACAACCTCATTTTAAAAATCAAGATCCTGATACAACGATTTTCTGGGGATACGGGATTTATACAGACAAAGTCGGCGATTATGTGAAAAAACCAATGCGTGATTGTACAGGAGAAGAAATTTTATATGAGTGGATTTGTCAAATGGGTTGGCAAAGTGATTGGGAGGAAATTCACAAAGATGTGGTAAATGTGATTCCTGCCTATATGCCATATATTGATGCGCAGTTCCAACCACGCAAAATGGACGATCGTCCTCAAGTCGTTCCAGAAAATAGCACGAACTTTGCGATGGTCAGTCAATTTGTTGAAATACCAAAAGATATGGTCTTTACAGAAGAATATTCAGTACGTGCTGCTCGAATTGCAGTGTATACGTTGTTTGATATTGACAAGGAAATCATTGCTGTGACGCCGTATAATCGCGATCCTAAAGTGTTAGCTAAAGCTGCACAAACAATGTTTAGATAA
- a CDS encoding TetR/AcrR family transcriptional regulator, with amino-acid sequence MSESQITKKAISSALIELCDKKLFSKISVQDITKEVGLNRQTFYYHFTDKQDLLRWIYTHDALIYLDSPDVSIDNWEEQALKMLKAIQSKSDFYYNTVSSDSDILRKCFSAITNKLFINLFDQMDKENQLLPEDKLFYARFFSYGCSGVLIDWILGSYKESPLEIATQLFRLAKDTEFFSYRLYAQENELL; translated from the coding sequence ATGAGCGAATCACAAATAACCAAAAAAGCCATCTCGTCTGCATTGATCGAATTATGCGATAAAAAGCTATTCAGTAAAATCAGCGTGCAAGATATCACCAAAGAAGTCGGCTTAAACCGCCAAACATTCTATTATCACTTTACGGACAAACAAGATCTATTACGTTGGATCTACACCCACGATGCATTGATCTATCTAGACTCACCAGACGTCAGCATCGACAATTGGGAAGAGCAAGCCTTAAAAATGTTAAAAGCGATCCAATCCAAAAGTGATTTCTACTATAATACTGTTAGTTCAGATTCAGATATCCTAAGAAAATGCTTTTCGGCAATCACAAATAAACTCTTCATTAATTTATTCGATCAAATGGACAAAGAAAATCAACTACTTCCAGAAGACAAACTATTTTACGCGCGATTTTTTTCGTATGGCTGTAGTGGTGTCTTGATCGATTGGATTTTAGGCAGTTATAAAGAATCACCATTAGAAATCGCCACACAGTTATTCCGTTTAGCCAAAGATACAGAATTTTTCTCTTATCGTCTGTATGCGCAAGAAAACGAACTATTGTGA